In Formosa haliotis, the sequence ACCCTCGCATGATCACCGTATCGTAATCGTTTATAAATTTACGTTCTGTTCCGTCTTTTAAAGTTATGGGTTTAGAACCTCTCCAAGTTAATTCTAGCATAGACCCTAAAGAATCTGGAGTTGGACCAGAAATCGTACCACTTCCCATTAAATCGCCAGAATTTACTGGGCAACCATTTATGGTATGGTGCGCTAATTGTTGCGACATATTCCAATACATATATTTGAAATTAGAATGACAAACAACAGTTTCTTTTGCCGTTTTAGGTTGAATAGCAACTTCTAAATTAATATCGAAACTCTTTTTGCCTTTTGTTTGTAAATAAGGCATTTGTGCTTTTACAGGTTTCGGACCTTGAACTCTAAATGGTTCTAAAGCATCAAGTGTTACAATCCATGGCGACATAGAAGAAGCAAAATTCTTTGATAAAAATGGTCCTAGAGGCACATATTCCCAACTCTGAATATCTCTAGCACTCCAGTCGTTAAATAATACTAGTCCGAAAATATATTCTTCAGCTTCATTTGCTGGAATAGGTTCTCCTAAATCATTAGCATCAGTAGTAATGAACCCCATTTCTAATTCAAAATCAACAAATTTTGAAGGTCCAAATACTGGTTCTGTAGCATCAGGAGGTAAGGTTTGTCCTTGTGGTCTGTGAATAGGAATTCCAGATGGAATAATAGACGAACTTCTTCCGTGATATCCTACAGGTATATGTAACCAATTAGGTAATAAGGCATTTTCAGGATCTCTAAACATGGCCCCAACATTTGTGGCATGTTCAATGCTTGAATAAAAATCGGTATAATCTCCTATTAAAACGGGCAGTTGCATTTCTATTTCATCTAAACGAAATAGTACAATTTCTTTATGTTGTTTATTATCTTTTAAAATATCGTTTTCAGCATCAAAAATTTCGGCAATTCTATTACGTACTGCTCTCCAAGTTTTTCTACCGTCGGCAATAAAGTCATTTAAAGTATCTTGAAGAAATATATCGTCTGTTAAAGGAATATCGTTAAAGTAGCCTAATTGATGCAGGGCACCAAGATCGATGGCCGTATCTCCAATTCGGGTTCCTATAGTAATAATGTCGTCTCGGGTAAGAAATACACCGAAAGGAATATTCTGAATAGGAAAATCCGAATTTTTGTCGACATGTAGCCATGTCTTACGATCTGGATTGTTGGCTGATATTTGCATAACGTTGTTGTTAGTTAATTGTTTAATAAATTCTATTCAAATATATGTTTTTTGATGTATTTAACTAATCTATTTGTTATTTTTGAGGAATTTTTAACGATAATTATAATGATGCAACGCGACGAACAAATTTTTGAATTAATAGAAGCCGAAAAACAACGCCAATTACATGGTTTAGAGTTAATTGCTTCGGAAAACTTTGTAAGCGACCAAGTAATGGAAGCTGCAGGTTCTGTTTTAACTAATAAATACGCAGAAGGCTACCCAGGTAAGCGCTATTATGGTGGCTGTGAGGTAGTTGATGAGGTAGAACAAATCGCGATTGATCGTGCAAAAGCTCTTTTTGGAGCGGCCTATGTAAACGTACAACCACACTCTGGAAGTCAGGCAAACACAGCTGTTTTTGCGGCTTGTTTAAAACCTGGAGATAAAATTTTAGGTTTCGATCTTTCTCATGGTGGACATTTAACGCACGGTTCTCCGGTAAACTTTTCAGGAAAATTATACAATCCTTCGTTTTATGGTGTAGACCAAGAAACAGGAATTTTAAACTACGATAAAATTCAAAAGGTAGCTACAAAAGAGCAACCTAAGTTAATTATTGCTGGTGCTTCAGCATATTCTCGTGATATCGATTTTAAACGTTTCCGTGAAATAGCAGATAGTGTAGGGGCAATTTTAATGGCCGATATTTCTCATCCTGCTGGATTAATTGCAAAAGGAATTTTAAACGATCCAATTCCGCATTGTCATGTAGTTACAACGACAACGCATAAAACCTTAAGAGGTCCAAGAGGAGGAATGATTATGATGGGTGAAGATTTTGATAACCCATTTGGATTAAAACTTAAAAATGGAAGTTTAAGAAAGATGTCTTCTTTATTCGATTCTGCCGTATTTCCAGGAAACCAAGGAGGCCCATTAGAGCATATTATTGCCGCTAAGGCGATTGCTTTTGGTGAAGCTCTTACAGACGACTACCTTAATTATATGCTACAAGTAAAGAAAAATGCATCGGCAATGGCAGACGCATTTGTAGCCAAAGGTTATAATATTATTTCTGGAGGAACAGATAACCACATGATGCTTATCGACCTTAGAAATAAAAATGTTTCTGGAAAACAAGCTGAAGAAGCCTTGGTGAAAGCAGATATTACAGTAAATAAAAACATGGTACCTTTTGATGATAAATCACCTTTTGTAACTTCAGGTATTCGTATTGGTGCTGCCGCAATTACAACTAGAGGTTTAAAAGAAAGCGATATGCAAACTATTGTTGATTTAGTTGACGAAGTTATTGTAAACTTAGAAGATGATGCTGTTTTAGCGTCTGTAGCAACTAAAGTAAATGCATTAATGGCAGAACGTCCGTTATTTGTATCTTAAAAAGATAACAAACAGTTTATATAAATAAAAAGGCTGTCCTAAAATTTAAATTTTCGTCAACCTGAACATGATTCAGAATGACGGTTTTAAATACTTTTAGGATAGCCCTTTTTTATGGGTGTTAGAAAAAAAATATGTAACCGTATTTAATACAGGTTACATTTTTATTTATACTGACATAAATAGGAGGTTTGCTCTGAAACCTTTACTTGAAACGTTTTATTAGCATCGATCTCGTAAGATTCTCCCGCTTTAAAATTTTCCCAATTGCTAGATTCTGGTAATAACACGGTCATACTTCCTTCTATAACATTCATGGTTTCATGTTTGTTGGTGGCAAATTCGTACGTTCCAGCTTCCATAACCCCTAAAGTTGATGCTCCTGTAGCCGATTGATAGCCTAAAGATTTTACATTTCCTTCAAAGTAGGTGTTGCTTGATATCATAATATATGGTTTTAATGAACCTTAAAAGTATAACAATGCTTTATTAAGGCCAAGAGAACTGCCAAGAAACCGAAAATTCCTTAACGACAACAAATAAAAAATCGCCTAAAAATTGCTTTCTAGACGATCTCTCTTTGTAAATGATACATTTGGGAATTAATCGTTGAAATAGAATCCGTTTGGACCAACACCCACAGTATAGGTATTTATTAATGATCCAGATAACGAATATTCGTAAGTGGTTCCGGCAGAAGCAAAATCACCAGCATCTGCGATGTAAATTTTATCATCTTCTACAGCAAACCCGTACATCGCTCCGTATTCTGAAGTTGATTCGTATTCTAACACTTGAGCGAAAGAATTTTCGTCGGCATTTGTGTTTAGTTTAAATACAGAAGTTGCATTTGTAAAATACATAATGTCATCTTCAATATGTAATTGTTTTGCATTTTGAAGTTCTGCAGGTAAATCAATTTTTAAAGCAATAGTATTTGTGCTTAAGTTGATTTTAAAAATAGAAGAACTAGTTGAAACGGCATTATTAGTTAAAACATATAAACTTCCGTCTTCTTCCTCAAGAGAATTAGGAGAATTTCCTTCACCTAAATCAATTTCTGTAGTCGATTCTGTATTTGGGTCTAATACCGTAACACGGTTTCCAGCACCAAAATATCCATTAGCAAAATAGATCATGTCATCGTCTTCAATAACACGCTCTGCATTCTTCATATTAAATGTAGAGGTAGAATAATCTGTTAAATCTATAACTGTAACAAAGTCGTCTGAACCATCATCCCATCCGTTAGAGTTGGTTACATAGGCCTTACCTTCTGCAATAGCACCATATCTAGGAGATGCAAGATCTGAATCTATAGTTGCAATATATTCGAAAGAATAACGGTCTACTACTGTAATTTGATTTGAGGCTCCCGAAATTATATAGGCATGGTCATCATCAAAAAACATACTTTGTAAAGCATCTCCAAGTTCTGAAGCTGTAGGGTTCACATTTTCAAAAATATCATTGTCTTGAGAACCATCTTCTCCTATAAATGTAACTCCAGAAGTTCTAGGGTTTCCAAATTGTCCTTCGTTTAAAACAAAATAACCATGGTCGTAAATGCCATTTGGTACATCGGGTGTATTATCGTCATCGTCTTTGCTACAAGAGCTAAACATAGCTGCACTAACTAAGGCAACTGCAAAAAATTTGTGTATCTGTTTCATAGTGTAATAATTAAAAATTTAT encodes:
- the fahA gene encoding fumarylacetoacetase → MQISANNPDRKTWLHVDKNSDFPIQNIPFGVFLTRDDIITIGTRIGDTAIDLGALHQLGYFNDIPLTDDIFLQDTLNDFIADGRKTWRAVRNRIAEIFDAENDILKDNKQHKEIVLFRLDEIEMQLPVLIGDYTDFYSSIEHATNVGAMFRDPENALLPNWLHIPVGYHGRSSSIIPSGIPIHRPQGQTLPPDATEPVFGPSKFVDFELEMGFITTDANDLGEPIPANEAEEYIFGLVLFNDWSARDIQSWEYVPLGPFLSKNFASSMSPWIVTLDALEPFRVQGPKPVKAQMPYLQTKGKKSFDINLEVAIQPKTAKETVVCHSNFKYMYWNMSQQLAHHTINGCPVNSGDLMGSGTISGPTPDSLGSMLELTWRGSKPITLKDGTERKFINDYDTVIMRGYCENDGTRIGFGEVKTELLPVFKPKKK
- the glyA gene encoding serine hydroxymethyltransferase, with the protein product MQRDEQIFELIEAEKQRQLHGLELIASENFVSDQVMEAAGSVLTNKYAEGYPGKRYYGGCEVVDEVEQIAIDRAKALFGAAYVNVQPHSGSQANTAVFAACLKPGDKILGFDLSHGGHLTHGSPVNFSGKLYNPSFYGVDQETGILNYDKIQKVATKEQPKLIIAGASAYSRDIDFKRFREIADSVGAILMADISHPAGLIAKGILNDPIPHCHVVTTTTHKTLRGPRGGMIMMGEDFDNPFGLKLKNGSLRKMSSLFDSAVFPGNQGGPLEHIIAAKAIAFGEALTDDYLNYMLQVKKNASAMADAFVAKGYNIISGGTDNHMMLIDLRNKNVSGKQAEEALVKADITVNKNMVPFDDKSPFVTSGIRIGAAAITTRGLKESDMQTIVDLVDEVIVNLEDDAVLASVATKVNALMAERPLFVS
- a CDS encoding pyrimidine/purine nucleoside phosphorylase, with amino-acid sequence MISSNTYFEGNVKSLGYQSATGASTLGVMEAGTYEFATNKHETMNVIEGSMTVLLPESSNWENFKAGESYEIDANKTFQVKVSEQTSYLCQYK